Genomic DNA from Clostridium sp. BJN0013:
TAGCTTGTATAACGTTGTTCAGAGAACTTAAAGCGTTACAAGTAGTTATACTCAAAAGAGATAGATCCAGAATGGTCAATCAGGATTTGGTTCAGCGAATTTCTAACATGCTTTACATCAAAAGTATTCATGCCAAGCTTTTTGCAAATCAACTGAATCATATCATGCTCAGTAACCGATGGAGAATGTGCACAGATTCCGTGCTCCACTCTGTTTGCGCAGCGCCACACTACTTCACCGGTTGGCCGCGTAATTCTACGATAATTGGCACCGCACCCCGCACAAACCAAAAGGCCGCTTAGTACATTTTGGAAATTGTACCGGGCAGCCTTTCTCTGTGTGGTTCCGTCGTTATTCAGTTGTTGATTTGAGCGCGCTGCTTTTTCAAACTGGACATCGGTATATTGCTCCAAGCTAATGATGTATGGAACATACTTTGAACGAGACAATATCTTGTCAATCGCTGAGCACCCCCATTTAGCATTTCCTGTTGGGGAGGATATCTGCTTGCTTTCCAGCATTTTTGCCAGCCCTCCTAAACTATTACCAGCGAGATATTCACTGAAAATCATTTGGATAACATTGGCTTGGACATTTTCTATAATAATCCTACCAGAGCTATCTGCTATATAACCATAAGGAATTTTCATTGATGATATCCTCCTTTTAAATATTATCTGTGGGATTATAATTGTTAAATTTTTGCTTGGTAGGCCAAACTCCTACGGTAAAGCAAATTCTAAACTGAATTTTCAAAGTTTAATTTTTATCTATAGTTCTCTGTAAGAGTTATACATTATAGGCGTAAAAAAGACAAACCTACTTTTAACTATGCTAAAAATAGGTTTGTCTACTATGGTGCAGGTGAAGGGAGTCGAACCCCCACGCCATAGGCGCTAGATCCTAAGTCTAGTGCGTCTGCCAATTCCGCCACACCTGCATATATAAAAACAAATATTAGCCTTTCTAATTTATTATACACCATAGTTCATTAAAAATCTACAATATTCTTTCAAATTGGTGGCTTACCGGGGAATCGAACCCCGGACACCATGATTAAAAGTCATGTGCTCTACCAACTGAGCTAGTAAACCATTATCTTGGCTGGGATGGCAGGATTTGAACCTACGAATGGTGGAGTCAAAGTTCACTGCCTTACCACTTGGCTACACCCCAATATAAATACTATCAACTATAAATGTAACCTTTTTATTTAAACAAATTATCCCCTACCTATAAAAAATAGGGGACTTTTACAACTGTAAAATAAATTATAGGACAGAACACTTATAATGTCAACATTTCCTTTCATTTTAAGAATTATATTACAGATTGTTTTTTAAATAAAGTTTCTATATGTTCTGAAGGCATAGGTTTTCCAAAGTAATATCCTTGAATTTTATTACAATTTTTCCCTTGTAAAGATTGTATTTGTTCCTCTCCCTCTACACCTTCTGCTACTACTTCTAGCTCCATCCTATGGGCTAATTTTATTATTTCTTCGGTTATAATATCTTTATAAGAATCTTTACATATTCCATCTATAAACGTTTTATCAATCTTAAGAGTATTTATGGGAATACTCTTTAAATAATTTAAAGAAGAATATCCACTTCCAAAATCATCTAGTGCTACTCTTATGCCCATACTTTTAAGTTCATTTATAACTTTTAAATTTACCTCAAGAGATTCCATCATAACACTTTCAGTTATCTCTATTTCCAAATGTTGTGACTCTAACTGAGTCTCTTCTAGAATCTTCTTTACTATACTTAAAAAATTTTTATCCTTCAATTGTATAGGAGAAACATTTATGGATATAAAATCATAGGGGTATCCTTTACTCTTCCACACTTTATTTTGTATACATGCAGTTTTAAGAACCCATTCTCCTATAGGTACTATAAGTCCTGTTTCTTCAGCTAGACTTATAAAGTCTAAGGGCATAACCCATCCTAACTTTGGATTTTTCCACCTGATTAAAGCTTCAAAGCTTACGGCCTTTCTGGTCTTTAAGTCTACCTGGGGTTGATAGTATAAAATAAATTCATTATTCTGTACTGCTTTTCTTAATTCTTTTTCCATTTCTGCCTTTTTTAAAATTTCATCATACATGGATTTTTCAAATAGCTTATATGAATTTTTCCCTAGTAATTTAGTTTTATTTAAAGCTATATCTGTATTTCTAATCAATGTAGTAAACTTATCTCCATGCTTGGGATAAACTGTTATACCTATACTAACTGATATCAATACTTCATTTCCATCTAAATTCCAAAATCCACTTATGGCGTTCAAAATATACTGGGCTGTATTATTTAAACTCTCTACACTTTCACGTCTATCCTTTAAAATCAAAAATTCATTTCCAGAGGATCTTGAAACTATTCCCATATGTAATGAATTTAAAGTATTTCCTATTTCCCTTAGTAATTTATCTCCACATTCATATCCAAATATATCATTTACATTTTTAAAATTATCTAAATCTATTTGAAATATAGAGAAGCCTTTCTTAGGATTTTCTTTAATTCTATTTTCAACTTCTATACCGAAAAAATTCCAATTTGGTAGTCCTGTTAACTGATCATAATAGGCTATCTTTTCAATTTCGTCATATTGAGATCTTAATTCATTTTGTGCTATACTCAACCGTTTATATACATTTGAAAGCTTTCTATAACTTTGATTTAGCATTTCATTTTTATCTAAATCCTTAATAAGCCTATCTCCTATTTTGCCTAATATTAAAGAAGAACTGCAAAAAAATTTAATAATTTTTTTTAACTTTCTCCATCCTATAACAGGTATTTTTTCTATATTCACTAGATACTCTTGTTTACTAAAATTATTGAGTTTTAGTTGTTTTTTAAAAGATTTTTTATGACTTTCTTTAAAAAATACGGGACTTAAAAATATGGTTCCAACGTGTTTTTTTATCATAAATATAGGTATGCCTATATAGACTAATCCATTATTACATTTATAAACTGCTACCTTTTTTCCCATACTAATTTGTTCAAGTATATTTAAATGACACTTATTACTTTCTAAGTTATCAAACATATCATACTGGGAGACCACATTTATTATTTCTCCTTGAAGGTCTTTAATAACACATGCTACCCCTGTTATGTCATAGATACTTTCCATAAAATCTTTAAGTTCAGATATATTTAGCATATCTGAAACTCTATAATCCATATTAACACCAACTTTCATCTATCACTACACTTTTTTCTATTCAATAATACATATAAAACTATATATCTTACAACATTTTATTACATAATTATTCACTTATTATTCATCTATTCTAAATTTTTTATTCTAAACTTTAAGCATTAATATTTATCATAGATTATATAATTAATTTGAAAAAGTCAAGTATCCTTTTAATTAAATTTCATATCTTTTAATTTATCTTTAAATAAATCCCCTAATGTAATTTTATCATCATCTTTATCTAAATATTCTTTATATTCTTTAGAATTTTTGAGGAATTTATCTTTAGCTTCTTTTATGCTCAATGATATTCTATTAGCTTTTGCATCTATACTAAGTATTTTAACCTTTACCTTATCTCCTACTTTTAATACTTCTTCAGGTGTAGTAACATGTTCTCGTGATATTTCAGATATGTGGACCAAACCCTCAAGTCCTGGTTCAATTTCTACAAAAGCACCTATATTTATAATTTTACTTACTATTCCATCTACTATATTATTTAATTTATACTTTTCACCTATGTTTTTCCAAGGACTATTTAAAATTCTCTTTATGGAAAGAGAAATTCTGTTTCTATCTTGATTTAAATTTAATACATAAACCTTTACTTTGTCTCCTACAGCCACAACTTCTGAAGGATTTTTTATTCTTTTCCAGGACAATTCAGATATATGCACAAGCCCTTCTACACCACCCAAATCTACAAAAACTCCAAAATTTGCTATTCTACTTACTATACCTTCTATTTTATCTCCTTTTGATATAGTGCTCCAAAATTTTTTAGACATTTGTTCAAGTTCTAATTTTTCCACCTCTTTTGCTGATAATACAATTTTGTTTTTACCTTTATCTAACTGTATCAACTTCACCCTTAAAGTTTTACCAATAAATTTTTGCAAGTCATCTGTATATTTTACCGAAATATGAGAAGCAGGTATAAAAGCCTTAAAACCATATAAATCTGTTATAACGCCTCCTTTAACTACCTCTTTTATAATTACTTCAAAAATACCTTCATTTTTAAATTCATTTTCAAGTTTACTCCATACAGACTTTGTATCAGTTTCATTTATTATTCCATCTACTGAATTTATCTGATCATTATTTATCAAAAATCCCATCTCCTTTTATCTATATTAATGCAATTATAAGTTATATTTTATCATAAATATAGGGTTTCCTGTTCAAAAGTTAACTTATATACATTTTTTGTTTTCCATCAGCAATATTTAGCTAAAAAGTTACAATTAAAAGTTACAAAATATAGTACAAATTAAATATCTTTACAACTTTTATAACCTAAAATAGATTCAGAATTTTTTACAGCATTTATAATAGCTGTTTCCATAACTTGTGCAGATAAAAAACCCACCACACTCAAATCTGCTTCTATTTTTCCTGTAGACATAGAAAAAATAGTATCTCCGTCAAATATAGAATGGGCAGGTCTCATGGCTCTCGCATAGCCGTTATGTGCCATGGAGGCAATTTTATTCATTTCTGATTTTGTAAATTTTCCGTTATTTACAATAATTCCAATAGTAGTATTTCTGTTAAATAAATTTTTCTTTTCATAATACGTTTCAAGCATTATATTTTCTGTATTTGCAAAAGATTTTCCATCTTCATTTAAAACTCCTGCTATTATATTTCCAGTTTTACTATCTACCACATCTCCAAGACAATTTACCGCCACCACAGCTCCAACTTTCAAATCTCCTACTTGAACTGCGAAGGATCCAAGTCCTCCTTTCATTGAATATTTACTCCCCTTTATTTTCCCCACAGTTGCTCCAGCACCAGCTCCAATATTACCATTTTCACACAAATTTAATTCAGAATTCTTACAAGCTTCATATCCCATAATTTTATCTGGTCTTATAGTAAAATCTCCTATAGTAAGATCAAATAAAACAGCTCCACAAACTATGGGAACTTTTGTAACCGTTACATCAAATCCTATATTTCTTTCTTCTAAATACTGCATTACACCACTTGATGCATCCAACCCAAAGGCACTTCCTCCCGCAAGAACTACTGCATGAATTTTATCCACTAGATTTACCGGATTTAAAAGATCTGTTTCTCTGGTGCCTGGCGAACCTCCTCTTACATCAACTCCAGCTGTTGCCCCCTCTTCGCATATAACCACAGTGCATCCTGTAGGTCCATCTAAATTTTGTGCATTACCCATTTTAATTCCTTCTATACTGTTAAATAAAATATTCTTCATTTTTACCTCCTACTATTAAAACCCTAAGCCTATTCAGACTTAGGGTAATTTTTTTTAACCTAACTTTCAATTTAATCATAAACTACTTAATTATTTATGTCTAATCTTATTGACTGCAGTAATAACGGATACCGTAATAATTACAGATAAGATCATCTCCGGTATACCATTAGTAAAAGCTACCGCCAATATACCTTTTTTGGCAGCACTTAAACTTATATTTAAAGCCTTGGAATAAGGTTCTAAATATATAAGGTATATCATTCCTAAAACCCCTACAGTATTTACTAGGGAACCAACTGCCGCAGCTATTCCCATAGGTATAATTCTTCTATTTTTACTGCTAATAGCCTTATATAAATAATAAGATACTAGTCCTATTAATATCCTTGGTAAAACTGATACCAATGGATTTATAAAGACAAAAGAAACTGGTGTTGGTGCTGTTATAGACTGAATTATACTAAATATACCAAAAATAAGTCCAACCATAGCCCCTACTAAAGGGCCTTCTAAAATAGCTCCTATTATTACAGGAACATGCATTATAGTAGCCTTAATTGGAGGAATAGGTATAAAACCCAATCCAGTTAACCCAAGTACAATAGAAATTGAAGACAACATACCAATTACTGTAATCTGCTTAATATTAAACTTTAATCTTGTTCTTATTTGTCTTTCCATCAGTTTTCTCCGTTGTTATTCTCTTTGAGATACAACACGGAACCTCCTTCATAAATTTAGTTCAGTTTTTCTAGAAATACTGACAATTTTATTTTATCACTTTTAAAAAAAAGTTCAATATATTAGTTAAAAAAAACACAATTATTTTATATGTAAAGTCATAATTATCTATATTTTTTACTTTATTAGGGAGTGAAATCGTTATTATTTTTTAATTAAAGCATTACATATTATTGATGGAAACAATATATTTGTGTATTAATTAACAATTTCCTTTAAGTATCAATCTAATCCATATCATCTAATCTCTTTTTATGGGAAATCCTTCCTTAAAATAATCTTTAGGATATAGTACTTCTATTACTTTCTCCCTGCTTACCTTTCCATCTTTCATAAATATATCTGGTATTCCTTTAAGGCATACTCTTATATTTTTTTCTGAAAATATGTCAAATACATTCTTTATACATTCTACTACAGAGTTATTTCTTGATCTTCTCATGTATTTATATATATTTTGTCCTATCAGCCAGTCTTCTCCTTTATATTTTTCATCATAATTTATTACAGTACATTTTAATTTGTTTTTGTCATTTCCAGATATGGAAGACATAAAAAATGTTTTAACCATTATATCATCCAAAGGTAAACTATATCCTGCAAATACTATATGTTTTGCATTTTTCATAAGTAGTCCCATCTCAGTTTTTAATTCTTCCAAAGCCGCCACATTTCTTTGCCTTGAGAGACTCTGTATTATAAGTGTCATATCATAGGGATAAGTTATCTGTCCACAATAAGGGCATTCTATGGCACCTTTCCTATATTTATTC
This window encodes:
- a CDS encoding ECF transporter S component, translating into MERQIRTRLKFNIKQITVIGMLSSISIVLGLTGLGFIPIPPIKATIMHVPVIIGAILEGPLVGAMVGLIFGIFSIIQSITAPTPVSFVFINPLVSVLPRILIGLVSYYLYKAISSKNRRIIPMGIAAAVGSLVNTVGVLGMIYLIYLEPYSKALNISLSAAKKGILAVAFTNGIPEMILSVIITVSVITAVNKIRHK
- a CDS encoding recombinase zinc beta ribbon domain-containing protein, with the protein product MKIPYGYIADSSGRIIIENVQANVIQMIFSEYLAGNSLGGLAKMLESKQISSPTGNAKWGCSAIDKILSRSKYVPYIISLEQYTDVQFEKAARSNQQLNNDGTTQRKAARYNFQNVLSGLLVCAGCGANYRRITRPTGEVVWRCANRVEHGICAHSPSVTEHDMIQLICKKLGMNTFDVKHVRNSLNQILIDHSGSISFEYNYL
- a CDS encoding P1 family peptidase gives rise to the protein MKNILFNSIEGIKMGNAQNLDGPTGCTVVICEEGATAGVDVRGGSPGTRETDLLNPVNLVDKIHAVVLAGGSAFGLDASSGVMQYLEERNIGFDVTVTKVPIVCGAVLFDLTIGDFTIRPDKIMGYEACKNSELNLCENGNIGAGAGATVGKIKGSKYSMKGGLGSFAVQVGDLKVGAVVAVNCLGDVVDSKTGNIIAGVLNEDGKSFANTENIMLETYYEKKNLFNRNTTIGIIVNNGKFTKSEMNKIASMAHNGYARAMRPAHSIFDGDTIFSMSTGKIEADLSVVGFLSAQVMETAIINAVKNSESILGYKSCKDI
- the rpsA gene encoding 30S ribosomal protein S1 translates to MGFLINNDQINSVDGIINETDTKSVWSKLENEFKNEGIFEVIIKEVVKGGVITDLYGFKAFIPASHISVKYTDDLQKFIGKTLRVKLIQLDKGKNKIVLSAKEVEKLELEQMSKKFWSTISKGDKIEGIVSRIANFGVFVDLGGVEGLVHISELSWKRIKNPSEVVAVGDKVKVYVLNLNQDRNRISLSIKRILNSPWKNIGEKYKLNNIVDGIVSKIINIGAFVEIEPGLEGLVHISEISREHVTTPEEVLKVGDKVKVKILSIDAKANRISLSIKEAKDKFLKNSKEYKEYLDKDDDKITLGDLFKDKLKDMKFN
- a CDS encoding EAL domain-containing protein; this translates as MKVGVNMDYRVSDMLNISELKDFMESIYDITGVACVIKDLQGEIINVVSQYDMFDNLESNKCHLNILEQISMGKKVAVYKCNNGLVYIGIPIFMIKKHVGTIFLSPVFFKESHKKSFKKQLKLNNFSKQEYLVNIEKIPVIGWRKLKKIIKFFCSSSLILGKIGDRLIKDLDKNEMLNQSYRKLSNVYKRLSIAQNELRSQYDEIEKIAYYDQLTGLPNWNFFGIEVENRIKENPKKGFSIFQIDLDNFKNVNDIFGYECGDKLLREIGNTLNSLHMGIVSRSSGNEFLILKDRRESVESLNNTAQYILNAISGFWNLDGNEVLISVSIGITVYPKHGDKFTTLIRNTDIALNKTKLLGKNSYKLFEKSMYDEILKKAEMEKELRKAVQNNEFILYYQPQVDLKTRKAVSFEALIRWKNPKLGWVMPLDFISLAEETGLIVPIGEWVLKTACIQNKVWKSKGYPYDFISINVSPIQLKDKNFLSIVKKILEETQLESQHLEIEITESVMMESLEVNLKVINELKSMGIRVALDDFGSGYSSLNYLKSIPINTLKIDKTFIDGICKDSYKDIITEEIIKLAHRMELEVVAEGVEGEEQIQSLQGKNCNKIQGYYFGKPMPSEHIETLFKKQSVI